Within the Kingella potus genome, the region GAAAAAAGGCCGCGTCTTCCTCAGCGGCCCGCCCGAACAGGTTTTCACTGCCGACAACATCCAGGCACTGTTCGATATGGATACCGACGTGCTGGATTACAAAGGCAAGAAACTCGTCGTCCACCACATCTGAACGCGGCGGAAAAGGAAACAGGCCGTCTGAAAACCGTTTTGCAGCGTTCAGACGGCCTTATCTGCCGCAACAAGGAAACCACCATGCTCAAACATTTTCCACGCAACCGCTTTGCCGGTTTGGATTTGGACAAGCTGATGCGCGATGCCCGCTTTCAGGCTGCCGATGAAAACGGCATGATAGGCTTTGATTACGACAAACAAAAAAATTTGGACTTTTCCGTCAGCAAAATCTGCCCGAAACTGTGCGCGGTGTGTTGGCGCATTTGAACGGGCTGGATAACGCCATGCAGGCATTTTTGCAAGGGCGGGCGATACGGCCGGCAGGGGATTACCGCAGCTTTTTGTTTACGCTGGGCGTGATTTGGTTTGAGCGCAACGGCATGATTATTTTGGATTGCCGGGCGGATGCGGCCAATTCGCAACGGGTCCTGTATCTGAAAAAACGGATGGATGCCGGCAGATTTGCCAAGATGAATCCTGCACCGCACGGCCAGGCGGATAATGCGCAGAGGCCGTCTGAAAACACTTTTCAGACGGCCTCTCGGCTTGGCGGCGGGCTTGAAGTTTAAAACGGAATATCGTCGTCGATGTCTTCCACCGGTGCGGCGGGCGCGGCACTCTGGCGGCGGGCGGGCGCGGCGGGCGGCTCGCTGCTGTACTGCGGCGGGGCTTCCTGACGGTATTGCTGCTGTTGCGGCGCAGCCTGCGGGTAGCCGCCTTCCTGATAGGGCGCGCCGCCGCCGCTCTGGCGGGAATCGAGCATTTTCATTTCGTTGGCGATGATTTCGTAGGCGGTGCGCTCATTGCCGTCACGGTCCTGGTATTTGCGGCTTTGGATGCGGCCTTCGATATAGATCTGGCTGCCTTTTTTCAGATACTGGCCGGAGATTTCGGCCAGGCGGCGGTACATGGTGATGTTGTGCCACTCGGTGCGCTCCTGCCGTTGGCCGCTCTGGCGGTCGTTCCAGGTTTCGCTGGTGGCCATCGTGAAGTTGCAGACGGGGTCGCCGTTGGGCATATAGCGCACTTCGGGATCGCGGCCGAGACGGCCGATGAGGATGACTTTATTGACGCTCATGGTTTTACTCTCCTGAGATGATGGTTTTCGCTGCGGCTTCGTCAAAGCCTTTCTGCAACGCTTTGATGTAGACGGTTTCGCCGTCGCCGCTGAAACTGATCTGTTCGATGCCGGCCACGCCGCCCAGGGCGTAACGCAGGGCTTCCTGCCGCCCGAGCCAGGTTTTGCCTATGCGCAGGGCGATGTTTTTCACCGGCTTGGGCGCGGGGCTGGCGGCGGCGGCGGCCAGCCAGACAAGGGTAAGCGCGGCCACGAAGGCGAGAACGGCATACATGCCGTAGTGCTGGTAGAGCCAGCCGCCGATCCAAAAGCCGCTCATCAGGCCGACGGATTGCAGGGTGTTGTACACGCCCATCGCCGTGCCTTTCAGATCGGCGGGGGCGATTTTGGACACCATCGAGGGCTGGCTGGCTTCGAGAATGTTGAAGCCGACGAAATAAACGGTGAGGCAGGCGGTGATGAGCCACAGCGATTCGAGTGAGAACAGCAGCAGCAGGACGGCGGCGGCGGTCAGGGCGATACCGGCCACAAACACTTGTTTCAGACGGCCTCTGGTTTCGCCGACGATGATGGCGGGTATCATCAGGATGAGGCCGGTGAGGGTGGCGGGGAAGTAGACTTTCCAATGGCCGGTTTTGTCCAGGCCGATGTTTTCCATCACAAAAGGCAGGCTGGCGAAGATGGCCATCATGCCGCAGTGCAGGGCGAAGATGCCGAAATTGAGGGTCATCAGGCGGCGGTTTGCGAACACTTCCGCCAGCCGCGATGGCTGCGCCTGCGCGTCTTCGTGCAGCTTGGAAACCTGCGGGTCGGGCGTGAGGAAGGCCACGACGAGGATGCTGGCCAGCGTCAGGATGCCGGTCAGCAGAAACAGGCCTTTCACGCCGATAAGGCCGGTCAGCATGGGCGAGAGCACCAGGCTGGCGGAGAAAGTGATGCCTATGCTCAGACCGATCATCGCCATCGAGCGGGTGCGCACTTCGTCGCGGGTCAGGTCGGCCAAGAGCGCGGTAACCGCCGCGCTTACCGCGCCCGCACCTTGCAGGGCGCGTCCGAGCGCGAGCATGGCCCAAGTGTCGGCGGCGGCGGCGGTGAAGCTGCCGGCGGCAAA harbors:
- a CDS encoding single-stranded DNA-binding protein; translated protein: MSVNKVILIGRLGRDPEVRYMPNGDPVCNFTMATSETWNDRQSGQRQERTEWHNITMYRRLAEISGQYLKKGSQIYIEGRIQSRKYQDRDGNERTAYEIIANEMKMLDSRQSGGGAPYQEGGYPQAAPQQQQYRQEAPPQYSSEPPAAPARRQSAAPAAPVEDIDDDIPF
- a CDS encoding MFS transporter, whose product is MARAEQTQMSPEEWRASTSLSGVYALRMLGMFLVLPVLSLYAAGLPGAQHNAALAGFAAGIYGLTQALMQLPLGMASDRFGRKKTIYFGLILFAAGSFTAAAADTWAMLALGRALQGAGAVSAAVTALLADLTRDEVRTRSMAMIGLSIGITFSASLVLSPMLTGLIGVKGLFLLTGILTLASILVVAFLTPDPQVSKLHEDAQAQPSRLAEVFANRRLMTLNFGIFALHCGMMAIFASLPFVMENIGLDKTGHWKVYFPATLTGLILMIPAIIVGETRGRLKQVFVAGIALTAAAVLLLLFSLESLWLITACLTVYFVGFNILEASQPSMVSKIAPADLKGTAMGVYNTLQSVGLMSGFWIGGWLYQHYGMYAVLAFVAALTLVWLAAAAASPAPKPVKNIALRIGKTWLGRQEALRYALGGVAGIEQISFSGDGETVYIKALQKGFDEAAAKTIISGE